The Paenibacillus sp. BIC5C1 DNA segment CAAAGGCATTCTTTCCAGTAAGTCGGTAGAGGCTATGGCGCAAGAAGAATACAAAAGAGGCATGTGGCCGGAGGATAGCGATACGTCTATATCTTACGGGCTAGGGTGGGACAGTGTGAATTTGTTCCCATTCAGTGAGTACGGCATCAAGGCCGTTACGAAAGGTGGAGATACCATATCGTATCACTCATCATTAGTCGTACTGCCGGAATACAATCTGGCTGCAGCTGTTACCTCTTCAGGTGGGACAAGTGCCAAAGATCAGTTCATTGCGAGTGAATTATTACTCAGCGCACTTGAAGAAAAAGGCATTATTACAGAACGGAAGCCGGAAAAATCATTTGGGATACCCGTAAAGGCAGATATACCTAAAGAAATATCCACGTATGCAGGTATGTATGGCGCCAATAATTCGGTTAAGAAGATCGAAATAAATCATGCTGGAGAAATGACTGTATCCACACTCGAAGCTCCGAGTGATTCGGCTCAAACATACACATATACAGCGGATGGTACTTTTGTTAACGATAAAGGTACAGAAAAGTTGAAATTCGTTACGGAGAAGAACGGAAGTATGTATCTGTGGTCTCGATCTTATATATCCTTGCTGGGACTTGGGCAGTTGGCTTTCTCAGAATATACAGCGGAGAAGCTGGAAACCAATGAATTATCCCAGGATATTACGGCTTCGTGGGAGGAACGTGAAGGTAAAAGATATTACGTGGTGAATCAGAAATATACATCAACGGTTTATCTCCATTCATCACCAATCCTTCCTATTCATTCAAATAAAGAGACACCAGGATATATGTCTAATATTAAGATTATTGGAGCAAACGAAGCAGCCACTGAGCTGCAGATCCCTGGCATGGCTGGTCGTGATACAAAGGAAATCAATTTCTCTAAAAAGAACGGAGTAGAGTACATTACAGCCGTAGGTAGCGTATACGCCAGTGAGGAATTTGTACAACCACTCTATTCGGGTAAACAATCTGCAACAACGATTCAAACAGATGGATATGCCAAATGGTTTTCGGTACCAACAACGGTGAAAGGAAAAGTTATGACCGTTAAAATGCCTTCACATGGTGCCTTTGCCGTATATGACCAGACGGGTATTTGTATTAATCACACCGTGGTCAGCGGTAAGAATGAGGTTGTTTTACCGGAAAACGGACGCATTGTATTTGCAGGTGACGTTGATTCCACATTTGAAATTTCATTAAAATAGATGAATTCTAGTAAGGTAGCATGTTTAACGAAACTAAGAAGGCAGCCGTTCAAAGTAATCGGCTGCTTTTGTTCAATTTAACTATAATTAGTTTGTCACTTCAGTTAGAAAGAAGTACGTGTGTTATAAGGAGTTTATCTTTGAGGTTCATACAGTGATAGAAAAGAGAACGGAAAAGGGGCATTATACAAAGAGCGAAGGGGATGCAGCTTGCAACGCCGACTCAGGATATATATGGGAGCAGCGGGACTTGTTTATGGAATTATGCAAAGAAGAAGATGTATTTATAGTAGAACAGAGTGATTTCAACCAATGAGGTAGCATGATTTAGATTTCTTCGCTCTTGTTCAACTGGAGAATTATTCTTTTTTAGGAGAGTGGAAACGATGCCCACGATATTGGTTGCTGACGACGATGCGAACATTCGCAAACTCGTCTGTTTATTTTTGCGCAACGACGGATTTACAACCATCAACGCCGCAGACGGAAAGGAAGCCCTGGCTATCTATACCTCCACGTCAGTCGATTTGGTCATTCTTGATATTATGATGCCGGTCATGGACGGTTGGGCATTATGTGAGGAACTCCGAAGAGCCAATCCGGATCTTCCGTTACTAATGTTAACGGCAAGAAACGAGACCTGGGAGAAAGTACAAGCATTTCAACTAGGGACAGATGACTATTTGACGAAGCCATTCGATCCGCTTGAGTTGATGGCTCGCGTCAAGGCACTGTTGAAACGATACCGTATAGGTTTAACGCAGACCATCCAGTTAGGCAACGTCATCCTGAACCGGCAGACTTATAAGGTCATGAGGGGTACAGAGTCGTTTACCTTGCCACTTAAGGAGTTCGAATTACTGTATAAACTTGCTGGATTACCGGGACAAGTCTATACGCGGGAGCAATTAATCGATCAAGTTTGGGGAATTAATTATACTGGCGGTGATCGAACGATAGACGTGCATATTAAACGTCTTCGCGAACGTTTCACTGATATCTCCGATTTTCGTATCGAAACGGTGCGGGGACTTGGCTACCGGCTAGAGGTGCAGGAGTGACAGGTTCCTTATATACACGCGTAGTCCTGACTTTTCTGGTCTCCGTAATCGGGGGCACAATCCTTTCTTTTCTTGCTACAACCTGGATATTTCAAGATAAATTAAACGAAAACCTGCAAAGCACCTTGCTTGACTTTGGCGAGGATATCGTCCGCATCTACGAGACATTGCCGTTACGTGAAGCAGAAATGTTTATAAGTGAAATGAAACAACTCAACTCCTACCACATTCGAATCTATAAAGCAACGGATCAGTTCCAGTCCTACGGAGAACTTAAAGGACAACATCCTTTCCCAGTGACTACAGAACAAGTGAAGAAAGTGCTGGATGGAGGAAGGGTCCAAGTCAATGGGATCAATACGATCTTCTTGGGATTGCCAATAAAAACTGAAATGGGAAGCAAAGCGATGTTTGTAGAGCCCCTCACTTCCTCTTCCACCTCATTTCTCATCAAGTTTGTTGTAACTTTTTTGATTAGTTCATTAATAGCAGGAAGTCTATTGATACTAATTGCGGCTATGTTTCTGGTGAGACCGATCAAAAAATTGACAGAAGCAACCCGGCTTATAGCTGCTGGAGATTTCAACGTCAAGCTTAATATTAAACATAAGGGTGAGATAGGTACTTTGGCTCGCAGCTTTGAAGAAATGATGCACGATCTAAAGCAGCTTGAGCAGATGCGCAGGGAATTCGTAGCAAATGTGTCCCATGAAGTTCAGTCTCCGCTCACTTCCATTTCCGGTTTTGCTATAGCGCTCAAGCAGGTAGACCTCCCGGATGACGAAAGAAGCGAGTATCTCGACATTATCATCACTGAAACTGCACGAATGTCCAAAATAAGTGATAGTCTGCTAAAGCTGAGTTTGCTTGAATCTCAATCATTGCAAATGCGGCTCGCCACGCTCAGTCTGGATGAACAAATCAGACGAGTAATCGTCGCTATCCAACCCCAATGGTCAGCCCGAAACATTCAGTTCGATCTTGATTTACAGCCAACCAAAATCACGGCTGATCATGACCAGTTAAATCAAGTGTGGATCAATATCCTAGGCAATGGCATCAAATTTTCCGAAGATGGTGCCCGTATTAGCATCAGCATCAAACAGA contains these protein-coding regions:
- a CDS encoding HAMP domain-containing sensor histidine kinase, giving the protein MTGSLYTRVVLTFLVSVIGGTILSFLATTWIFQDKLNENLQSTLLDFGEDIVRIYETLPLREAEMFISEMKQLNSYHIRIYKATDQFQSYGELKGQHPFPVTTEQVKKVLDGGRVQVNGINTIFLGLPIKTEMGSKAMFVEPLTSSSTSFLIKFVVTFLISSLIAGSLLILIAAMFLVRPIKKLTEATRLIAAGDFNVKLNIKHKGEIGTLARSFEEMMHDLKQLEQMRREFVANVSHEVQSPLTSISGFAIALKQVDLPDDERSEYLDIIITETARMSKISDSLLKLSLLESQSLQMRLATLSLDEQIRRVIVAIQPQWSARNIQFDLDLQPTKITADHDQLNQVWINILGNGIKFSEDGARISISIKQNIKNVTVRISDSGIGILPKDQKRIFDRFFKADRSHSQKYEGSGMGLAIVKQIVSLHHGDIRVESEYGVGTTFIVTLPITTPAG
- a CDS encoding serine hydrolase domain-containing protein translates to MGRQKGKRTSIAALTLVLTMLAPMSVMAAPTADNRSNLSYEPTKKIVAEKAKILTETYGTTSVQYALIDGGEIVVSGQTGKNDINNKVPLTSNTIYGIGSTSKMVLTTAVMKLVDEGKIDLDVPVVNYIPDFKMKDNRYKQITSRMLLNHSSGLMGSSGSNATLYGDNDTYSHDTFLEQLANQNLKADPGAYSVYCNDGFTLAEILVERVSGMGFTAFIHKYITEPLDMKYTKTPQDVVEPAEMAGIYSSLVEGQLPQENYNIIATGGIYSTAEDLVKFSQVFTGEVKGILSSKSVEAMAQEEYKRGMWPEDSDTSISYGLGWDSVNLFPFSEYGIKAVTKGGDTISYHSSLVVLPEYNLAAAVTSSGGTSAKDQFIASELLLSALEEKGIITERKPEKSFGIPVKADIPKEISTYAGMYGANNSVKKIEINHAGEMTVSTLEAPSDSAQTYTYTADGTFVNDKGTEKLKFVTEKNGSMYLWSRSYISLLGLGQLAFSEYTAEKLETNELSQDITASWEEREGKRYYVVNQKYTSTVYLHSSPILPIHSNKETPGYMSNIKIIGANEAATELQIPGMAGRDTKEINFSKKNGVEYITAVGSVYASEEFVQPLYSGKQSATTIQTDGYAKWFSVPTTVKGKVMTVKMPSHGAFAVYDQTGICINHTVVSGKNEVVLPENGRIVFAGDVDSTFEISLK
- a CDS encoding response regulator transcription factor, whose amino-acid sequence is MPTILVADDDANIRKLVCLFLRNDGFTTINAADGKEALAIYTSTSVDLVILDIMMPVMDGWALCEELRRANPDLPLLMLTARNETWEKVQAFQLGTDDYLTKPFDPLELMARVKALLKRYRIGLTQTIQLGNVILNRQTYKVMRGTESFTLPLKEFELLYKLAGLPGQVYTREQLIDQVWGINYTGGDRTIDVHIKRLRERFTDISDFRIETVRGLGYRLEVQE